A part of Arthrobacter sp. MN05-02 genomic DNA contains:
- a CDS encoding transketolase, giving the protein MSASTTTEAPDTTAAVKPKLKTSAMIASFADPGQKTAPAPFGHALVRAAEENARIVGLTADLGKYTDMHIFAKAFPDRFFQMGMAEQLLFGAAAGMAETGLVPFASTYAVFAARRAYDFLCLDIAEPNLNVNIVGGLPGLTTGYGPSHQATEDIAIFRGMPNLTIVDPCDSLDIEQAVPQLAASEGPTYLRLLRGNVPTVLDEYDYTFELGKAKELRPGRDVLFISSGLMTMRALQAAEELGSHNVDVAVIHSPTIKPFDNETILRELGKDRLVVTLENHTEIGGLFETVAGVAVRHGVGAKVTPIALPDLFLDAGALPTLHEKYGLSRDRIVQKVLAELS; this is encoded by the coding sequence ATGAGCGCCAGCACCACCACCGAGGCCCCCGACACGACGGCAGCCGTCAAGCCGAAGCTGAAGACTTCGGCGATGATTGCCTCCTTCGCGGATCCCGGCCAGAAGACCGCACCCGCTCCTTTCGGTCACGCATTGGTCCGGGCAGCCGAGGAGAACGCGAGAATCGTCGGTCTCACAGCCGACCTCGGCAAGTACACCGACATGCACATCTTTGCCAAAGCCTTCCCCGACAGGTTCTTCCAGATGGGCATGGCTGAGCAGCTCCTCTTCGGAGCAGCCGCCGGCATGGCCGAAACAGGGCTCGTACCCTTCGCCTCCACGTACGCGGTCTTCGCGGCCCGACGCGCCTACGACTTCCTGTGCCTGGATATCGCCGAACCGAACCTCAACGTCAACATCGTCGGCGGGCTTCCCGGCCTGACGACCGGGTACGGACCGAGCCACCAGGCGACGGAGGACATCGCCATCTTCCGCGGCATGCCGAACCTCACCATCGTGGACCCCTGTGACTCGCTGGACATCGAGCAGGCCGTACCCCAGCTCGCCGCGTCAGAAGGACCGACCTACCTTCGTCTGCTCAGGGGTAACGTTCCCACCGTCCTGGACGAATACGACTACACGTTCGAGCTCGGCAAGGCCAAGGAACTCCGCCCCGGACGGGACGTCCTGTTCATCTCCAGCGGCCTCATGACCATGAGGGCGCTGCAGGCCGCCGAGGAACTCGGAAGCCACAACGTCGACGTCGCCGTCATCCACTCCCCCACCATCAAACCCTTTGACAACGAAACTATCCTTCGCGAGTTGGGCAAGGACCGCCTTGTCGTCACCCTCGAGAACCACACCGAGATCGGCGGTCTGTTTGAAACTGTCGCCGGCGTGGCGGTACGCCACGGAGTGGGTGCAAAGGTGACACCCATCGCCCTCCCTGATCTGTTCCTAGATGCCGGCGCGTTG
- a CDS encoding transketolase → MTLTPTPTTTPDRGTQPADFGARVTNVEAAAYRARHYALNMGEVQGQGYVGQALGSADMFAAVYADQLRHRPEDPHWEDRDRFLLSTGHYAIGHYAALAEAGIIPIDELDTYGSDDSRLPMSGMASYTPGMEISGGSLGHGLGVAVGMALGLRMRGSDSRIFNFLSDGELDEGSTWEAAMGAHHHQLGNLTALVDMNALQADGATKTVLSIEPATDKWASFGWYTQRVDGNDAAALLEALDNIAREATPTGRPSVILCDTKVGKAVPLLEEREKAHFMRIEEDEWQICREQLTTGHDGKAAR, encoded by the coding sequence ATGACTCTGACACCAACACCCACCACTACGCCGGACCGCGGCACTCAACCAGCTGATTTCGGCGCGCGGGTCACCAATGTCGAAGCAGCTGCCTACCGGGCCCGTCACTATGCCCTGAACATGGGCGAGGTACAGGGACAGGGCTACGTCGGCCAGGCGCTTGGCTCCGCGGACATGTTCGCCGCCGTCTACGCGGACCAGCTCCGGCACCGTCCCGAAGACCCGCACTGGGAGGACCGCGACCGGTTCCTGCTCTCCACAGGCCACTACGCCATCGGCCACTACGCCGCCCTCGCAGAAGCCGGCATCATCCCCATCGACGAACTGGACACCTACGGATCCGACGACTCCCGGCTCCCCATGTCGGGCATGGCGTCCTACACGCCCGGCATGGAGATTTCCGGCGGCTCCCTGGGCCACGGCCTGGGCGTCGCCGTAGGGATGGCACTGGGCCTGCGGATGAGGGGCTCGGACTCGAGAATCTTCAACTTCCTCTCCGACGGCGAATTGGACGAAGGATCGACCTGGGAAGCCGCCATGGGAGCCCACCACCATCAGCTGGGTAACCTCACCGCCCTGGTGGATATGAACGCGTTGCAGGCCGACGGCGCCACCAAGACAGTGCTGAGCATCGAACCCGCCACCGACAAGTGGGCGTCCTTTGGCTGGTATACCCAGCGCGTGGATGGGAACGACGCCGCAGCCCTGTTGGAAGCGCTCGATAACATCGCCCGCGAGGCAACTCCGACCGGCCGGCCCTCGGTCATCCTGTGCGACACGAAGGTCGGCAAGGCCGTTCCTCTGCTGGAAGAACGGGAGAAGGCCCACTTCATGCGCATCGAAGAAGACGAATGGCAGATCTGCCGCGAGCAGCTGACCACCGGACACGACGGAAAGGCAGCCCGATGA
- a CDS encoding 3-oxoacyl-ACP reductase, giving the protein MTSIQRTAVITGATSPRGIGVTTARRYAKDGWAIVVLDLNGETSAKVATEISSEFGVPGFGYAVDVTSEASVIAAHEAVAAEVTAGNLPPIGALANIAGITSPVPFLETTLDLWNKVMAVNATGTYLVTKAFLPAMLENKWGRIVNMSSVSAQRGGGVFGKVPYSAAKAAILGFTKALARELADSGVTVNAVTPGAVDTNIRVGSTPEQEAALARDIPLGRTATTDEVAGVIAFLSSDDSSYLTGTTIDINGGSHIH; this is encoded by the coding sequence ATGACTAGCATCCAGCGAACCGCCGTCATCACCGGAGCCACCTCCCCCCGAGGCATCGGCGTCACCACCGCACGCCGTTATGCCAAAGATGGCTGGGCCATCGTCGTCCTCGACCTCAACGGTGAGACCTCGGCAAAAGTTGCCACCGAGATCAGCAGCGAATTCGGCGTCCCCGGCTTCGGCTACGCAGTAGACGTCACCAGCGAAGCCTCTGTTATCGCAGCCCACGAAGCGGTAGCTGCGGAGGTCACCGCCGGCAATTTGCCTCCGATTGGGGCGCTTGCCAACATCGCGGGTATCACCTCTCCCGTCCCGTTCTTGGAGACAACCTTGGATCTTTGGAACAAGGTCATGGCCGTCAACGCCACCGGCACCTATCTGGTGACCAAAGCCTTCCTGCCGGCGATGCTCGAGAACAAGTGGGGCCGTATCGTCAATATGTCCTCCGTTTCCGCACAGCGCGGCGGCGGCGTTTTCGGCAAGGTCCCCTACTCGGCCGCCAAAGCAGCGATCCTTGGATTCACCAAGGCTCTGGCCCGGGAACTGGCCGACAGCGGCGTCACCGTCAACGCCGTCACCCCCGGTGCCGTCGACACCAACATCAGGGTCGGCAGCACTCCGGAGCAGGAGGCGGCCCTCGCCCGGGACATTCCCCTGGGCCGCACGGCGACGACGGACGAGGTCGCAGGAGTCATCGCCTTTCTGTCCTCGGATGACTCCTCCTACCTCACCGGAACCACGATTGACATCAACGGTGGAAGCCACATCCACTAA
- a CDS encoding MFS transporter — protein MSNEALQMRGHVHGTKDARKVAVGSGVGAVIETYDFIGFGTAAALYFGPAFFPGADPVTATLASFATLGVGFAARPLGGIIGGHLGDKVGRKPVLVASLIIMGLATFAIGLLPTYATVGILAPILLVIVRIIQGLAFGAEWGGAILMSYEHAPWKSKGKYTGIVQAGFPVGLLLANLVFLASANLIGDWAWRIPFLASIVLVAVGLIIRSKVPESPVFEDVKDQGNIVKNPIVQVIRQDWRSIVRGICLRVAETAGYAVAVTYMISYLNTTELATRTETLTSLCVASFIGIFATMGWARLTDRVGRRPVYIWSCAFAVLFGIPMFLLANTGLFICVMITIVISYAVCQNSLAGAQGAWFPELFQAKTRASGASLAYQISAMVSGFTPFITTLLYIQLDWLGPALLFSTYALIGLIAAIMTRETWGRRERQLAEEAGKSTPLPQHV, from the coding sequence ATGAGCAATGAAGCTCTGCAGATGCGAGGCCATGTCCATGGGACGAAGGATGCCCGCAAGGTAGCCGTCGGATCCGGGGTCGGTGCAGTCATCGAGACCTACGACTTCATCGGCTTCGGAACGGCTGCAGCTCTCTACTTCGGGCCGGCCTTCTTCCCTGGGGCGGATCCCGTCACTGCAACCCTGGCCTCGTTCGCCACCCTGGGCGTCGGCTTCGCGGCCCGCCCTCTCGGTGGCATCATCGGCGGCCACCTCGGAGACAAGGTAGGCCGCAAGCCTGTCCTTGTGGCATCACTGATCATCATGGGGCTCGCGACCTTCGCTATCGGCCTGCTCCCCACCTACGCAACCGTGGGCATTCTCGCCCCCATCCTGCTGGTGATCGTGCGCATCATTCAGGGGCTGGCCTTCGGCGCCGAATGGGGAGGCGCGATTCTGATGAGCTACGAGCACGCCCCATGGAAGTCCAAGGGAAAGTACACCGGCATCGTTCAGGCAGGGTTCCCCGTCGGACTTCTCCTGGCGAACCTCGTCTTCCTCGCCAGCGCCAACCTGATCGGTGACTGGGCCTGGCGGATACCGTTCCTCGCCAGCATCGTCCTCGTCGCCGTCGGCCTGATCATCCGCTCCAAGGTCCCCGAGTCGCCGGTCTTCGAGGACGTCAAGGACCAGGGCAACATCGTCAAAAATCCGATCGTGCAGGTCATCCGCCAGGACTGGCGCAGCATCGTCCGCGGCATCTGCCTCCGCGTCGCCGAAACCGCCGGGTACGCCGTCGCGGTCACCTACATGATTTCCTACCTCAACACGACCGAGCTTGCGACACGAACCGAGACCCTGACGTCCCTGTGCGTTGCATCATTCATCGGCATCTTCGCCACCATGGGCTGGGCCCGCCTGACAGACCGTGTAGGACGGCGCCCTGTTTACATCTGGTCCTGCGCCTTCGCCGTCCTCTTCGGCATCCCGATGTTCCTGCTCGCCAACACCGGCCTGTTCATCTGCGTGATGATTACCATCGTCATCTCCTACGCCGTCTGCCAGAACTCCCTGGCCGGCGCCCAGGGTGCGTGGTTCCCCGAGCTGTTCCAGGCCAAGACCCGGGCCTCCGGAGCCTCCCTGGCCTACCAGATCTCCGCGATGGTGTCCGGCTTCACTCCCTTCATCACCACCCTGCTGTACATCCAGCTCGACTGGCTCGGCCCGGCCCTGCTGTTCTCCACCTACGCACTCATCGGCCTCATTGCGGCAATCATGACCCGCGAAACCTGGGGGCGCAGGGAACGACAGCTCGCCGAGGAAGCCGGCAAGTCCACCCCCCTGCCCCAGCACGTCTGA